A DNA window from Pseudomonas resinovorans NBRC 106553 contains the following coding sequences:
- a CDS encoding cysteine hydrolase — MLRGLDKGQRAALLISECQQGVIDPALSPFQSLAEQAATRNIVPCIARLAQCFRDAELPVIHLHVVHRPGYPDLPRTSAIIVRSVKDQRMIAGSQDVLAVDELQPHPTDIVHARSFALVAFHGTELDAMLRHMGVQTLVAVGVSTNVAISGLSLCGSDLGYQVVVPEDCIAGASAESHEFILRNLLPLYSTVCDSDAVVQAIS; from the coding sequence ATGCTCAGAGGGTTGGATAAAGGGCAGCGCGCTGCACTGCTAATCAGCGAATGCCAGCAAGGGGTAATCGACCCTGCTCTGTCGCCGTTCCAGAGCCTGGCCGAACAAGCCGCGACGCGAAACATCGTGCCGTGCATCGCCCGCCTGGCACAGTGCTTTAGAGATGCAGAACTGCCGGTTATTCATTTACACGTAGTGCATCGACCAGGTTACCCAGACCTGCCCCGCACCAGCGCGATCATCGTCCGCTCAGTCAAGGACCAGCGAATGATCGCGGGCAGCCAAGACGTGCTGGCGGTGGACGAACTGCAGCCCCACCCGACGGATATCGTTCACGCTCGCAGTTTTGCCCTGGTGGCTTTCCACGGCACCGAACTGGACGCCATGTTGCGCCACATGGGCGTGCAGACGTTGGTAGCGGTCGGAGTGTCCACCAATGTGGCGATTTCCGGGCTATCTCTCTGCGGCTCGGACCTCGGCTACCAGGTGGTGGTCCCCGAAGACTGCATCGCCGGCGCCTCGGCAGAGAGCCACGAATTCATCCTGCGCAACCTCCTGCCCCTGTACAGCACTGTGTGCGACAGCGATGCGGTGGTACAGGCGATAAGCTGA